One Phycisphaerae bacterium RAS2 DNA window includes the following coding sequences:
- the accB gene encoding Acetyl-CoA biotin carboxyl carrier, producing the protein MDIDEIKTLTDLMVENDLSEIMIRDGEKRIVLRRGGRVPVVAAVQAAIPAAHAAAAHAPAPTAAAPAPAASAAPAVDASLAAIKSPMVGTFYATPDPDAPAFVKVGDRVSPETVVCIIEAMKVFNEIKAEVSGTIESIDVTSGTPVEFGQVLMRVRP; encoded by the coding sequence ATGGACATCGACGAAATCAAAACCCTGACGGATCTGATGGTTGAGAACGATCTGTCGGAGATCATGATTCGGGACGGTGAAAAGCGAATCGTCCTTCGCCGGGGCGGCCGAGTACCCGTCGTGGCGGCCGTTCAGGCAGCCATCCCAGCGGCCCATGCCGCAGCGGCCCACGCACCGGCGCCAACCGCAGCAGCCCCTGCCCCGGCGGCATCGGCTGCCCCAGCGGTGGACGCCAGCCTGGCCGCAATCAAATCACCGATGGTCGGCACGTTCTATGCGACCCCCGACCCGGATGCGCCGGCCTTTGTGAAGGTTGGCGATCGCGTCAGCCCGGAGACTGTGGTTTGCATCATCGAGGCGATGAAGGTCTTCAACGAGATCAAGGCCGAAGTCAGCGGTACGATCGAATCGATCGACGTGACCAGCGGAACACCCGTTGAGTTTGGGCAGGTTCTAATGCGCGTTCGCCCCTAG
- the efp gene encoding Elongation factor P, which translates to MPKAIDLRKGQCVEYENKLWFVHEASRVSKGNWRSYMQVKLKNFQTGQIIDQRFNMDEDLPSPHVEDRAYEYLYRDGDSFVLMDMQNYEQVNVSKDLMPDAEHYLKGNEKVIAKSIDGQIVGVELPNTVVLQVAEAPPVVKGATATNQSKDAVLETGLKVRVPPFIVIGEMVKIDTRTGEYIERA; encoded by the coding sequence ATGCCCAAAGCCATCGATCTTCGCAAAGGCCAGTGTGTCGAATACGAGAACAAGCTCTGGTTTGTCCACGAGGCGTCGCGCGTCTCCAAGGGCAATTGGCGCAGCTACATGCAGGTCAAGCTTAAGAACTTCCAGACCGGCCAGATCATCGACCAGCGATTCAACATGGACGAGGACCTGCCCTCGCCCCACGTTGAGGACCGCGCCTACGAATACCTCTATCGCGACGGCGACAGCTTCGTCCTGATGGATATGCAGAACTACGAACAGGTCAACGTGTCGAAGGACCTCATGCCCGACGCCGAGCATTATCTCAAGGGCAACGAGAAAGTGATCGCGAAGAGCATCGACGGCCAGATTGTCGGCGTTGAACTTCCCAACACGGTCGTGCTGCAAGTGGCCGAAGCTCCGCCCGTCGTGAAGGGCGCGACGGCCACCAACCAGAGCAAGGACGCCGTGCTGGAGACCGGACTGAAAGTCCGCGTGCCGCCGTTCATCGTGATCGGCGAGATGGTCAAGATCGACACGCGGACCGGGGAATACATCGAGCGGGCATAG
- the prkC_10 gene encoding Serine/threonine-protein kinase PrkC — MTGPKAGERISEYVLDSQVGVGSFGQVWKAHHHIWKNDTVAIKVPTDSQYVRNLQKEGIAIHGLRHPNIVRAIGLDPFADVPYLVMEYVDGLSLAGLIGKHPRGLPPSSVQQITVGILRALEHAHASGVIHRDIKPANVLVAGAGRKPVETIVSNDVKVTDFGLGQAGEVTTASILQSGSLVSEEGRSISGTLAYMAPEQRDGGQTDNRSDLYSVGIVLFEMCCGERPSGGDMPSHIRPGLPSWVDGVYGKLYTRRDRRLASATEALAMIDVGSAPPIIRSSEHLHSRPVGVAVGGACPACDGRVEQDDNFCIHCGAQLVTNPRRCEHCGGYPGADDRFCVFCGGGLPERVG; from the coding sequence ATGACCGGGCCAAAGGCTGGAGAACGAATCAGCGAGTACGTCCTCGATTCTCAAGTCGGGGTCGGCAGCTTCGGCCAGGTTTGGAAGGCCCACCACCACATCTGGAAGAATGACACCGTCGCGATCAAGGTGCCGACCGACTCGCAGTATGTTCGCAACCTCCAGAAGGAAGGCATCGCGATTCACGGGTTGCGGCACCCGAACATCGTCCGCGCGATCGGGCTGGACCCGTTCGCGGATGTTCCGTACCTGGTGATGGAATATGTCGACGGATTGTCGCTCGCGGGGTTGATCGGAAAGCACCCGCGCGGATTGCCGCCTTCGAGCGTGCAGCAGATCACCGTCGGGATTCTGCGTGCGCTGGAGCACGCGCACGCCAGCGGCGTGATCCACCGGGACATCAAGCCGGCCAACGTGCTGGTCGCCGGGGCGGGTCGGAAGCCTGTTGAGACTATTGTCTCGAATGACGTGAAGGTGACGGATTTCGGGCTGGGTCAGGCGGGCGAGGTCACCACCGCGAGCATCCTTCAATCGGGCAGTCTGGTCTCCGAAGAGGGGCGCAGCATTTCGGGCACGCTGGCGTACATGGCGCCCGAACAGCGCGACGGCGGACAGACCGACAATCGAAGCGATTTGTACTCGGTGGGCATCGTGTTGTTTGAAATGTGCTGCGGCGAGCGGCCCAGCGGCGGGGACATGCCGTCGCACATCCGGCCGGGCCTGCCGTCGTGGGTGGACGGCGTTTACGGAAAATTGTACACGCGTCGTGACCGGCGGCTGGCTTCGGCGACCGAGGCGCTGGCGATGATCGACGTGGGCAGCGCGCCGCCGATCATCCGCTCGTCCGAGCATCTGCATTCGCGACCGGTCGGCGTCGCGGTCGGGGGCGCCTGTCCGGCCTGCGACGGTCGCGTCGAGCAAGATGACAATTTCTGCATTCACTGCGGCGCGCAGTTGGTGACGAACCCGCGGCGCTGCGAGCATTGCGGCGGATACCCCGGCGCCGACGATCGCTTCTGTGTGTTCTGCGGCGGCGGCCTGCCGGAAAGGGTGGGCTGA